Proteins encoded by one window of Vampirovibrionales bacterium:
- a CDS encoding ShlB/FhaC/HecB family hemolysin secretion/activation protein translates to MRTIATTSPFSLALSLCVAGVIAVFASGNVAYADIQPDPAFRNLPTGVPNPGLPANPGLQSDPDDLTLPEAQRKDRKNSLDQKTDVEQVKLDVPEPASAKVGKSPVFHVNEITVEGVSIFKAAEIDAMTAEYKGKDLTLEDLNKLVEDLNQLYRSKGYLTSQAYIPPQDIVGGKVLIQVQEGKIGAIKIAGNRFYRTWAIERNLPQEPGDVLNIRDLEKSLNRINQQENFRLKAVLSPGEQAGQTDLRLDVAERQPWQIALTTDNQGRPYIGFYRYGVELTNQNLLGIGDKLFAKWIGARGDGTNVVMAGYTLPLSRFGTEVSYNFAYSKVNVLLPIGDPPEIEGTSQSHSVIFSQPLNANRNVVVDAGFNFKNIYSFFNNDRTNHDGIYSAQFGMNVDKVDRLGRTFMRGQFTFAPDWGGKYNRKFSKYEVMFTRLTRLPLNNLLIMRANAQFSPDALPSAEQFQIGGNASVRGYTEGLITGDRGWSFTLEDRFPIPLLRRVSPFLADRIQGALFFDLGQAWLDESNLAYVPALSHQPGRTLLVGGGVGLRARISRYAQGFVDLGFGMVDRQHLSALETADPTLRVHFGIRSELLPDVVRFDDNSAAKADAKSESKEAKKDREKTRKDKKDKDADKKQQALLEPSSSGPVLASADQGDDEDDGGSSFDGSSDDRSYGDASHEGDDSDSQDVSSSTRLLPRLTPVHK, encoded by the coding sequence ATGCGAACAATTGCAACCACATCGCCTTTTTCTCTGGCCTTGTCCCTGTGCGTCGCCGGCGTCATCGCCGTATTTGCCTCAGGCAACGTCGCTTACGCGGATATTCAGCCGGACCCGGCCTTTCGCAACTTGCCCACAGGCGTTCCCAATCCGGGCCTGCCCGCCAACCCTGGCCTGCAGTCGGATCCCGACGATCTGACCCTGCCCGAGGCGCAACGCAAAGACAGGAAGAATAGCCTCGATCAAAAAACCGACGTTGAACAGGTGAAACTCGACGTACCGGAGCCAGCCAGCGCCAAAGTCGGCAAAAGCCCGGTCTTTCATGTGAATGAGATTACCGTTGAAGGGGTCAGCATTTTCAAAGCGGCCGAAATCGATGCCATGACCGCCGAATACAAGGGCAAAGACCTGACGCTGGAGGATCTCAACAAACTGGTCGAAGATCTCAACCAGTTGTATCGCTCCAAAGGCTATCTCACCAGCCAGGCCTATATTCCGCCGCAAGACATCGTGGGCGGCAAGGTGCTGATTCAAGTGCAGGAAGGCAAGATTGGCGCCATTAAAATCGCGGGCAATCGCTTCTATCGCACGTGGGCCATTGAGCGCAATCTGCCGCAAGAGCCCGGCGACGTGCTGAACATCCGCGATCTGGAGAAATCCCTCAATCGCATCAACCAGCAGGAAAACTTCCGCCTGAAGGCCGTGCTGTCGCCCGGCGAACAGGCAGGCCAAACCGATCTGCGCCTGGACGTCGCCGAGCGTCAACCGTGGCAAATCGCGCTGACCACCGATAACCAGGGCCGTCCGTACATCGGCTTCTACCGCTACGGCGTCGAGCTGACCAATCAGAACCTGCTCGGCATCGGCGACAAGCTTTTCGCTAAATGGATTGGCGCGCGCGGCGACGGCACCAATGTGGTGATGGCGGGCTATACGCTGCCCTTATCGCGCTTTGGCACCGAAGTGTCGTATAACTTCGCCTACAGCAAAGTCAATGTCTTGCTGCCCATCGGCGATCCGCCGGAAATCGAAGGAACTTCGCAAAGCCACAGCGTAATCTTCAGCCAGCCACTGAACGCCAATCGCAACGTGGTGGTGGACGCCGGGTTTAACTTCAAGAACATCTACTCGTTCTTCAATAACGACCGTACCAATCACGACGGCATCTACTCGGCCCAGTTCGGGATGAATGTGGACAAGGTGGACCGGCTGGGACGGACGTTTATGCGCGGACAATTCACCTTCGCGCCGGATTGGGGCGGCAAGTATAACCGCAAGTTCTCCAAGTATGAAGTGATGTTTACGCGTCTGACGCGTCTACCGCTCAATAACCTGCTAATTATGCGCGCCAACGCTCAATTTTCGCCGGATGCGCTGCCCTCGGCCGAGCAATTCCAGATTGGCGGCAACGCCAGCGTTCGCGGCTACACCGAAGGCTTGATTACCGGCGATCGCGGCTGGAGCTTCACGCTGGAGGATCGTTTCCCGATTCCCCTGCTGCGTCGCGTCTCGCCGTTTCTGGCAGACCGCATTCAGGGCGCCCTGTTTTTCGACCTCGGCCAAGCCTGGCTGGATGAAAGCAATCTGGCCTACGTCCCGGCGCTGTCGCATCAACCCGGACGCACCCTGCTGGTCGGCGGCGGGGTGGGCCTGCGCGCCCGTATCAGCCGTTACGCCCAGGGCTTTGTGGACTTAGGCTTTGGCATGGTCGATCGTCAGCATCTCTCGGCGCTGGAAACCGCCGATCCGACGCTGCGCGTGCATTTCGGCATCCGTTCTGAGCTGCTGCCCGATGTGGTGCGCTTTGATGACAACTCTGCAGCGAAAGCGGACGCCAAATCGGAGTCCAAGGAAGCTAAAAAAGATCGGGAAAAAACCCGCAAGGACAAAAAAGACAAAGACGCCGACAAGAAGCAGCAAGCGCTTCTTGAACCATCGTCCAGCGGACCGGTTCTGGCCAGCGCTGATCAGGGCGACGATGAAGACGACGGCGGCTCGTCCTTTGACGGCTCGTCTGACGATCGCTCTTACGGAGACGCTTCGCACGAAGGCGACGACAGCGATTCGCAGGATGTGTCGTCCTCGACGCGCCTGCTGCCGCGCCTGACCCCCGTCCATAAGTAG
- a CDS encoding putative transporter: MDWLVALIDSNNVTVAHSVLVLCLVTALGLALGSIRIGGVGLGTAGVLFSGLLFGHLGIGLPKEVLEFVREFGLILFVYTIGMQVGPGFLEAFKKHGLLLNSLAAAVVLLGVGITLLISLYGGVPLPAAVGLFSGATTNTPSLAAAQQALTEASTALTPLQLKMPGMAYAVAYPFGIMGIILTMLLIRFMFRINPLRDAQRFIREQRKSAKTLQNLNVEVTNSNVAGLTIAELPFITDLNLVISRILHGAHVELVTDDTRLELGDVLHAVGAQEDLKKFVILVGQETETDLKTLPTELIARPIVVTRRAAAAQTIGELNLLQRHNVQVTRVTRGDVQLTPRPDLHVQFGDILLVVGEPHALDICAKELGNSLRELNFPQVVPIFVGIALGVVLGSYPMFLPSIPAPVKLGMAGGPLIVALLLSKIGNVGRLNWYLHPSSNFILRELGIILFLACVGIHGGDRFVSTLTHGDGLYWMAMASIITLAPLLIVGLIGRGFFKLNYTILCGLLAGSMTDPPALAFATAAVRSDAPNVSYSTVYPLVMILRIIAAQVMVLVFLNG; this comes from the coding sequence ATGGACTGGCTGGTCGCCCTGATTGATAGCAATAACGTTACGGTCGCGCACTCGGTGCTCGTGCTTTGTCTGGTCACCGCCCTGGGACTGGCGTTGGGGAGCATTCGTATTGGCGGCGTCGGTCTGGGCACGGCGGGCGTTTTGTTTTCGGGCCTGCTGTTTGGCCATCTGGGCATTGGGCTTCCAAAAGAAGTGCTGGAATTCGTGCGCGAATTCGGCCTGATCCTCTTTGTCTACACCATCGGGATGCAGGTCGGCCCCGGGTTTCTCGAAGCTTTTAAAAAGCATGGTCTGCTGCTCAACTCGCTGGCGGCTGCGGTCGTTTTGCTGGGCGTCGGCATCACGCTTTTAATCAGCCTCTATGGCGGCGTGCCGCTGCCGGCGGCCGTGGGGCTGTTTTCCGGCGCGACAACCAACACGCCGAGTCTGGCGGCGGCGCAACAGGCCTTGACCGAGGCCTCGACCGCCCTGACTCCCCTTCAGCTTAAAATGCCCGGGATGGCCTATGCCGTGGCCTATCCGTTTGGCATTATGGGCATTATCCTGACGATGCTGCTCATACGCTTCATGTTTCGCATCAATCCTCTGCGAGACGCCCAGCGCTTTATCCGCGAACAGCGTAAATCCGCTAAAACCCTGCAAAACCTCAACGTTGAAGTCACCAATTCCAATGTCGCCGGGTTGACGATCGCCGAACTGCCTTTCATCACCGACTTGAATCTGGTGATTTCGCGTATTTTGCACGGCGCGCACGTCGAACTCGTGACCGACGACACCCGCCTGGAACTGGGCGACGTGCTGCATGCGGTCGGCGCCCAGGAGGATCTCAAAAAATTCGTGATTCTGGTTGGTCAGGAGACCGAAACGGATCTCAAAACGCTGCCGACGGAGCTCATTGCGCGCCCCATCGTGGTGACCCGTCGCGCCGCCGCCGCCCAAACCATTGGCGAATTAAACCTCCTGCAACGCCATAACGTGCAGGTCACGCGCGTGACCCGCGGCGATGTTCAATTGACGCCGCGCCCGGATCTGCATGTGCAGTTCGGCGATATTCTGCTGGTGGTGGGAGAGCCTCATGCCTTGGATATCTGCGCCAAGGAACTGGGCAATTCGCTGCGCGAACTGAACTTCCCGCAAGTCGTGCCGATTTTCGTCGGTATTGCGCTGGGCGTGGTGTTGGGCAGTTATCCCATGTTTCTGCCCAGTATTCCGGCTCCGGTCAAGCTCGGGATGGCGGGCGGCCCGCTGATTGTCGCCCTGCTCCTCAGCAAAATCGGCAATGTTGGCCGCCTCAACTGGTACTTGCACCCCAGCTCGAATTTTATTCTGCGTGAATTGGGCATTATTCTCTTTTTGGCTTGCGTCGGCATTCACGGCGGCGATCGCTTCGTCTCAACGCTGACGCACGGCGACGGGCTGTACTGGATGGCCATGGCGTCGATTATCACGCTGGCGCCCCTGCTGATTGTCGGCTTGATTGGCCGCGGCTTCTTCAAGCTGAATTACACCATCCTGTGCGGATTACTGGCCGGCAGTATGACCGATCCCCCTGCTCTTGCCTTTGCGACCGCCGCCGTCCGCTCAGATGCTCCCAATGTCTCCTACTCGACGGTGTATCCGTTGGTGATGATTCTGCGGATTATTGCCGCGCAAGTCATGGTGCTGGTGTTCCTCAACGGCTAG
- a CDS encoding acyltransferase, translating into MSKIHTLTGIRGFAALWVVLYHLMRPLWAGDAVPVFFAHGYLGVDLFFLLSGFVIALVHERDFTSFQWGATLRFLWLRMARILPAHYVMLAVYVALYAVKGALRQSSYNGATCDATAVLYNALNIHAWGVLSRTSCNFPSWSISAEWFAYLLFPLFALAFVRVRGRVAAGVLMMAIFALLIALAVWTQADPTRWEVGWGLARVSGEFLIGCCIYRLFDIERRSPSRMPWNWACGAAFIALIALAGRVHGLALLPVMALFLLSLSRCGGVMRALFDNAVMRYLGETSYSLYMTHSLLILAAYWLAAKSAQWPAVVSYRYAILAGFVALSLMGAHALYALVERPSREWLRAQWDQGFPALRGRRLAAQ; encoded by the coding sequence ATGTCTAAAATCCATACGTTGACGGGGATTCGCGGCTTTGCCGCTCTCTGGGTGGTTTTATACCACCTGATGCGTCCGCTCTGGGCCGGCGACGCCGTGCCGGTCTTTTTCGCGCATGGCTATCTGGGCGTCGATTTGTTCTTTTTATTAAGCGGCTTTGTCATTGCGCTGGTTCACGAGCGGGATTTCACATCGTTTCAGTGGGGCGCGACGCTTCGCTTTCTGTGGCTGCGCATGGCCCGTATTCTGCCCGCTCATTACGTGATGCTGGCCGTCTATGTTGCGCTGTATGCCGTCAAAGGCGCCTTGAGACAGTCGTCTTACAATGGCGCGACCTGTGATGCGACAGCGGTCCTGTATAACGCGCTGAACATCCATGCGTGGGGCGTGCTGAGCCGCACCAGTTGCAACTTCCCCTCGTGGTCGATTAGCGCGGAATGGTTTGCGTATCTGTTATTTCCGCTGTTTGCGCTGGCGTTTGTGCGCGTACGCGGACGCGTGGCCGCCGGCGTATTGATGATGGCGATTTTCGCGCTGTTAATTGCTCTTGCTGTCTGGACGCAAGCCGATCCGACGCGCTGGGAAGTCGGCTGGGGACTGGCGCGCGTCTCAGGCGAGTTTTTGATCGGCTGCTGCATTTACCGGCTTTTCGACATAGAGCGGCGTTCGCCCTCGCGTATGCCCTGGAACTGGGCGTGCGGCGCGGCCTTCATCGCGCTGATTGCCTTGGCCGGACGCGTTCACGGCTTGGCCCTGCTGCCGGTCATGGCCCTGTTTCTGCTCTCGCTTTCGCGTTGCGGCGGCGTGATGCGCGCCCTCTTTGACAACGCCGTGATGCGTTATCTGGGCGAAACCTCTTACTCGCTGTATATGACGCATTCACTACTGATTCTGGCGGCGTATTGGCTGGCGGCCAAGTCGGCTCAATGGCCTGCGGTCGTCTCCTACCGATACGCCATTCTGGCGGGCTTTGTCGCCCTCAGTCTGATGGGCGCCCATGCGCTCTATGCGCTGGTCGAGCGTCCCAGCCGCGAATGGCTGCGCGCGCAGTGGGATCAAGGCTTCCCCGCGCTTCGCGGGCGGCGGCTGGCAGCGCAGTAA
- a CDS encoding DnaJ domain-containing protein — protein sequence MGVQYKDYYKILGVPRTASEKEIKSAYRKLARQYHPDVNPDAEEKFKDINEAYEALGDAGKRKLYDNLGADWRHGARFDPPPGFSGFGGSRGAQQRVNMEDLGSFFGGGGGGSGFSDFFDLLFGQMGGMGGGGFHSAQAQDHAARGARSQARAHTAAQPPSLEPQPLELTLEEVARGVDKKVRLAHSGKTVTVAIPRGVASGARIRLAGEGPQRSDAFLKVAYRPHARFSVEGAHLTLEAAVSAPDLVLGGEIEVALLNGDRVTLTVPPGAQPGQLLRLKGQGLPAKTGVGDLRVRLKAAIPSPQTLSEEARGHYEALQRLQKA from the coding sequence ATGGGCGTCCAGTACAAGGATTACTACAAAATTTTGGGCGTGCCGCGCACGGCAAGCGAAAAGGAAATCAAGTCGGCCTACCGCAAGCTCGCGCGACAGTATCACCCGGACGTGAATCCGGACGCCGAAGAGAAATTCAAGGACATTAACGAGGCCTACGAGGCGCTGGGCGACGCCGGCAAGCGGAAACTCTATGACAATCTGGGCGCCGACTGGCGTCACGGGGCCCGCTTCGATCCGCCGCCCGGATTTTCGGGATTCGGCGGCAGCCGCGGCGCACAACAACGCGTCAATATGGAAGATCTGGGTTCGTTCTTTGGCGGCGGGGGCGGCGGCAGCGGGTTTTCGGACTTCTTTGACTTGTTATTCGGACAAATGGGCGGCATGGGCGGCGGCGGGTTTCATTCAGCCCAGGCGCAAGATCACGCCGCGCGCGGCGCCCGTTCACAGGCAAGGGCGCATACCGCCGCCCAGCCGCCCTCCCTTGAGCCGCAACCGCTGGAGCTCACGCTGGAAGAAGTCGCGCGCGGCGTCGACAAGAAGGTGCGCTTGGCGCATTCCGGCAAAACCGTCACCGTCGCAATTCCCAGAGGCGTCGCATCCGGCGCCCGCATTCGTCTGGCAGGCGAAGGCCCTCAGCGATCGGACGCCTTTCTGAAAGTCGCGTATCGCCCTCACGCGCGCTTTAGCGTCGAAGGGGCCCATTTGACGCTGGAAGCGGCGGTTTCCGCGCCGGATCTGGTGTTGGGCGGCGAAATCGAGGTCGCCTTGCTCAACGGCGATCGCGTGACGCTGACCGTACCGCCGGGCGCGCAACCGGGGCAGTTGCTGCGATTGAAAGGTCAGGGCCTTCCCGCCAAAACCGGCGTCGGCGACTTAAGAGTGAGGCTGAAGGCGGCGATTCCGTCGCCGCAAACGCTCAGCGAAGAAGCGCGCGGGCATTATGAAGCGCTTCAACGTCTGCAAAAAGCCTGA
- a CDS encoding peptidylprolyl isomerase yields MAPVRADSTSDTHWYNPLSWWNSPSSTQVVKPSPEEIRAQKRQARAQRAAQKRAEAEQRKKARNAQKAQQLADREREKIARSPIAHDGAVIETQRGDIAIALYEDAAPKTVANFKALAESGFYNHNMVFHRVVPGFVAQTGDPTGTGYGGSDKRIALEVNNKLSHDAKGVVAMARGAAPDSATSQFYITLAPQPSLDGKYAIFGRVISGLDALDKIQKGDRLYGVRLITLSSGSASRLTPPVDARATSDAAATAYARSASAKNKKTVWYLRPWKSVQHGTTRAMNWLFE; encoded by the coding sequence ATGGCCCCGGTCCGCGCCGACTCTACCAGTGATACGCATTGGTATAACCCCTTGTCGTGGTGGAATAGCCCTTCTTCCACTCAGGTCGTCAAGCCCTCGCCCGAAGAAATCCGCGCGCAGAAGCGTCAGGCCCGCGCTCAGCGCGCCGCTCAGAAACGGGCCGAAGCCGAGCAGCGCAAAAAAGCGCGCAACGCCCAAAAAGCCCAGCAGCTGGCCGATCGCGAACGCGAAAAAATCGCCCGCTCGCCCATCGCCCACGACGGCGCCGTGATTGAAACCCAGCGCGGCGATATCGCCATCGCCCTCTACGAAGACGCCGCCCCAAAAACGGTGGCCAACTTCAAGGCCCTGGCCGAAAGCGGCTTCTATAACCATAATATGGTGTTTCACCGCGTCGTGCCCGGCTTTGTCGCGCAAACCGGCGACCCGACCGGCACCGGCTACGGCGGTTCTGATAAACGTATTGCGCTGGAGGTCAACAACAAGCTTTCTCACGACGCCAAGGGCGTTGTCGCGATGGCGCGCGGCGCAGCGCCGGATTCCGCCACCAGTCAGTTCTATATTACGCTGGCCCCGCAGCCCAGCCTCGACGGTAAATACGCCATTTTTGGCCGTGTGATCTCCGGGCTGGATGCGCTGGATAAAATCCAGAAAGGCGATCGCCTCTACGGCGTGCGCCTGATTACGCTTTCCAGCGGCTCCGCCAGCCGTCTGACGCCGCCGGTCGATGCGCGCGCAACCTCTGACGCGGCGGCCACGGCTTACGCGCGCTCAGCATCTGCTAAAAATAAGAAAACCGTCTGGTATTTACGCCCGTGGAAAAGCGTTCAGCACGGCACCACGCGGGCCATGAACTGGCTATTTGAATAA
- a CDS encoding response regulator: MALDRVRRVLIVDDVPFCQAALKKCLLTAGYDVACCVSGTEALRLLMREPGITAVLCDLMMPQMDGVDLLRRAMILRWAQGLEPLPFILLTASCDTHRLRQAEKAGFLSVIHKPASRERLLQALNDSVKQSA, from the coding sequence ATGGCTCTCGACCGTGTGCGCCGCGTGCTGATTGTGGACGATGTGCCGTTTTGTCAGGCCGCGCTGAAAAAATGCCTGCTGACGGCGGGCTATGACGTCGCCTGTTGCGTATCGGGGACCGAAGCCTTGCGCTTGCTGATGCGCGAGCCGGGCATCACGGCCGTATTATGCGATTTGATGATGCCGCAAATGGATGGCGTGGACCTCTTGCGACGCGCCATGATTCTGAGATGGGCGCAAGGTCTGGAGCCCCTGCCGTTTATTCTGCTGACCGCCTCATGTGACACGCATCGCCTGCGACAGGCCGAGAAGGCGGGCTTTTTAAGCGTCATTCACAAACCGGCCAGCCGCGAACGCCTGCTGCAAGCCCTGAACGACAGCGTGAAGCAGAGCGCCTGA
- a CDS encoding Hpt domain-containing protein, with amino-acid sequence MTVLSENPTLDLRSLLLQLDGDLDAARALLTMFLEDARLILAELRVLGDSAEERRHFEIKIHGLKGACANIGAERMRARCLALEMLARSQAQGGLGAMEDAASALEAGLSEVESSFAAVCGMANAWLKPVY; translated from the coding sequence ATGACCGTTTTAAGCGAAAACCCCACTCTGGATCTCCGCTCGCTGCTGTTGCAGCTGGACGGCGATTTGGACGCCGCGCGCGCGTTATTGACGATGTTTTTAGAGGACGCGCGCCTTATTCTGGCCGAGTTGCGCGTGTTGGGCGATAGCGCCGAAGAGCGGCGGCACTTTGAGATAAAAATCCACGGGCTGAAAGGGGCCTGCGCCAACATCGGCGCCGAACGGATGCGCGCGCGATGCCTGGCGTTGGAAATGCTGGCGCGCAGTCAGGCGCAAGGCGGCCTCGGCGCAATGGAAGACGCCGCCAGCGCTCTGGAAGCCGGACTCTCGGAAGTGGAGTCGAGCTTTGCCGCCGTGTGCGGGATGGCCAACGCGTGGCTAAAACCTGTTTATTAA
- a CDS encoding LptF/LptG family permease has protein sequence MSSPLSSRLARALPATTLDRYILGQAVDYFILALVVFTLIVFFSDQVMDFLGQMGKFNVPWTTAFALLGLNLPNSVGFILPASAFMAVMMTYNALNNQFELIAMRMNGISLRRLLLPALVIGLLASALAYWLGDFVAPTANRLSLQLKSAVISQATLPSGKSSLTFPLYDDQHHLQKLVFISRYQDRALQASTIIDLSQRGVLQVTQAKSGQIDPPDNWVFNSANTYTVFKNRDVLAFNHQGVLRVRNLLRGEGASAAKTPASEQARIADPMNADSNLHNFASLFQRVQRREEAGRRVSNKTYVNLWEKITLPLSCLALVICAVPLALTSPRRLGNRGFLFSLGALFLLYVLRALFINLGLLDKLTLGGLLSPSMAMLLACWLPIAIIAGLGLALLARKSRVL, from the coding sequence GTGTCCTCTCCGCTTTCTTCCCGCCTTGCGCGCGCGCTGCCCGCGACCACGCTGGATCGGTATATTCTGGGGCAGGCGGTGGATTATTTTATTCTGGCGCTGGTGGTCTTCACGCTGATTGTCTTTTTCTCGGATCAGGTGATGGATTTTCTGGGGCAGATGGGCAAGTTTAACGTACCGTGGACGACGGCGTTCGCCCTTTTAGGACTGAATCTGCCCAATAGCGTCGGGTTTATTTTGCCGGCCAGCGCGTTTATGGCGGTCATGATGACCTATAACGCGCTTAATAATCAGTTTGAGCTGATCGCCATGCGGATGAACGGCATCAGCCTGCGCCGGCTGCTGCTTCCGGCGCTGGTGATTGGCTTGCTGGCCTCGGCGCTTGCCTACTGGCTGGGAGATTTCGTCGCGCCGACGGCCAATCGGCTCTCGCTGCAACTCAAGAGCGCCGTCATCAGCCAGGCCACGCTGCCTTCCGGTAAAAGCAGCCTGACGTTTCCGCTTTACGACGATCAGCATCATCTGCAAAAACTGGTATTTATCAGCCGCTATCAGGATCGCGCGCTTCAGGCCAGTACGATCATCGACTTGTCGCAACGCGGGGTGCTGCAAGTGACGCAAGCAAAATCAGGACAGATTGATCCGCCTGACAACTGGGTGTTTAACAGCGCCAATACTTACACGGTCTTTAAAAATCGCGACGTGCTGGCCTTTAATCATCAAGGCGTCCTGCGGGTGCGCAATCTGCTGCGCGGCGAAGGGGCCAGCGCCGCCAAGACGCCGGCGTCTGAGCAGGCGCGCATTGCGGATCCGATGAACGCGGATTCCAATCTGCATAATTTCGCGAGCCTGTTTCAGCGCGTACAACGGCGCGAAGAAGCCGGGCGGCGCGTCAGCAACAAAACCTATGTCAATCTGTGGGAAAAAATCACGCTGCCGCTCAGTTGCCTGGCCTTGGTGATTTGCGCCGTACCGCTGGCGTTGACCTCTCCGCGACGGCTGGGGAACCGAGGATTCCTCTTCTCGCTGGGCGCGCTGTTTCTGCTGTATGTCCTGCGCGCGCTGTTTATTAATCTGGGATTACTGGACAAGCTGACGCTGGGCGGGCTGTTGTCGCCGTCGATGGCCATGTTGCTGGCCTGCTGGCTGCCGATTGCCATCATTGCCGGGCTCGGCCTTGCGCTGCTGGCGAGAAAATCGCGCGTCCTCTGA
- the trxA gene encoding thioredoxin, translating to MSQVLEVTDATFESEVKSSELPVLVDFWAPWCGPCRSLAPVIDELAAEFQGKAKICKVNTDENAAIAQQYRISGIPSLLFFQKGLAVEQHVGVQKKSDLVEILNRLIAQ from the coding sequence ATGTCGCAGGTTCTGGAAGTAACCGACGCTACGTTTGAGTCGGAAGTGAAGTCATCTGAACTGCCCGTGTTGGTAGATTTCTGGGCTCCCTGGTGCGGCCCGTGCCGTTCCCTGGCCCCGGTTATCGACGAGCTCGCGGCGGAATTCCAGGGCAAGGCCAAAATTTGCAAAGTCAATACCGACGAAAACGCTGCTATCGCTCAGCAATACCGCATTAGCGGCATCCCCAGCCTGCTGTTTTTCCAGAAGGGGCTGGCAGTAGAGCAACACGTCGGCGTCCAGAAAAAATCCGACCTGGTTGAAATCCTTAATCGGCTGATCGCCCAGTAG
- a CDS encoding class I SAM-dependent methyltransferase, with translation MSDVRPAEAQTEALASLAAAERYNRWIFRSFERYLGERTLEVGCGVGNFTRLLLERASHVTALDIAPEYVAQTLARVTPPPGKSLEALTVNLFSREDDEPHAWHPPLFDSIVMLNVLEHLRHDRLAVSRLRDRLKPGGRLIIFVPALRFLYSRFDRSIRHYRRYDRRRLMETLTSQGLEVLETRAFNLAGAPAWWLQFKLLGKTRMEAGPVKLFDRLTPIFQWMEDRIAPPIGLSLLAIARRPAE, from the coding sequence ATGAGCGACGTTCGCCCCGCAGAGGCGCAAACCGAGGCGCTGGCCTCGCTGGCGGCGGCTGAGCGCTATAATCGCTGGATTTTTCGCTCATTTGAGCGCTATTTGGGCGAGCGCACGCTGGAGGTGGGCTGCGGGGTGGGCAACTTTACGCGCCTGCTGCTGGAGCGCGCTTCTCACGTGACCGCTCTGGACATCGCCCCGGAGTACGTCGCGCAGACGCTGGCGCGCGTGACGCCGCCGCCGGGCAAATCGCTGGAAGCGCTCACGGTCAATTTGTTTTCGCGCGAGGACGACGAGCCCCACGCGTGGCATCCGCCCTTGTTTGACAGCATCGTGATGCTCAACGTGCTGGAGCATCTGCGCCACGACCGGCTGGCCGTCTCGCGGCTGCGCGATCGCCTCAAACCCGGCGGACGATTGATTATTTTTGTCCCCGCGCTGCGGTTTTTATACAGCCGCTTTGATCGCAGCATTCGCCACTACCGACGCTATGACCGGCGCCGGCTGATGGAGACGCTCACCTCGCAAGGGCTGGAAGTGCTGGAAACCCGCGCCTTTAATCTGGCGGGCGCGCCTGCATGGTGGCTGCAATTTAAATTACTGGGCAAGACCCGCATGGAAGCGGGCCCGGTGAAGCTATTTGACCGTTTGACGCCAATCTTCCAGTGGATGGAAGATCGCATTGCCCCGCCCATTGGCCTGTCGTTACTGGCCATCGCGCGGCGCCCGGCGGAATGA
- a CDS encoding aminotransferase class IV: protein MSNPRALPDALPEEWIDATGPVESGKLPPGVWQSLLAGYCAFTTFRWPLSEARLTRHVTRLIAHGDAMGITAPALATPHIRNTLTDLAQRQGEAISLAFRLTLAPDASQAGALWQGGGPWPARLLISLRSISGRQRAPLNEHAQGASLQIVGYEKAFPALKHGALAEAMLLRQSARRAGFDDALWRNQRGLLSESSVANVFWIRDGALWTPDPQGDGCLAGITRAEVLQIATANGVEVVEQALATDDLRTVSGGFLTNAVQGLWPIARAQETVMPWPPAARALLTGLQAEYNALDSLSSS from the coding sequence ATGAGCAACCCGCGCGCGCTGCCGGACGCGCTACCAGAAGAATGGATCGACGCGACCGGCCCTGTCGAGAGCGGCAAGCTGCCGCCCGGCGTGTGGCAAAGCCTGCTGGCGGGCTATTGCGCCTTTACGACCTTTCGCTGGCCGCTCAGCGAGGCGCGGCTCACGCGGCACGTCACGCGCCTCATCGCGCACGGCGACGCGATGGGCATAACAGCGCCTGCGCTGGCCACGCCACACATACGCAACACGCTGACTGATCTCGCACAGCGCCAAGGCGAGGCGATTTCTCTGGCGTTTCGGCTGACGCTTGCCCCCGACGCGTCGCAGGCCGGAGCGCTTTGGCAAGGCGGCGGGCCCTGGCCTGCGCGCCTGCTGATCTCTCTCAGATCGATTTCTGGCAGGCAGCGCGCGCCGCTCAACGAACACGCTCAGGGCGCGTCGCTTCAGATTGTCGGCTATGAGAAGGCGTTTCCTGCGCTCAAGCATGGGGCGCTGGCGGAAGCGATGCTGCTGCGCCAGAGCGCGCGCCGCGCGGGGTTTGATGACGCGCTCTGGCGCAATCAACGCGGCCTGCTGAGCGAGTCGAGCGTGGCAAACGTGTTCTGGATCCGCGATGGCGCGCTCTGGACGCCGGATCCGCAGGGCGACGGCTGTCTGGCGGGCATCACGCGCGCAGAGGTTTTGCAAATCGCGACGGCAAACGGCGTCGAAGTCGTCGAGCAGGCCTTGGCGACAGATGACCTGAGGACTGTATCAGGCGGGTTTCTGACCAATGCCGTCCAGGGGCTGTGGCCCATTGCGCGCGCGCAGGAAACCGTCATGCCGTGGCCTCCTGCGGCGCGCGCGCTGTTGACGGGGCTTCAGGCGGAGTATAATGCGCTGGATTCCCTGTCATCGTCCTGA